One window of the Longimicrobiales bacterium genome contains the following:
- a CDS encoding saccharopine dehydrogenase C-terminal domain-containing protein yields MRSERGTPRFEEGYDMRMLVLGAGLQGSACAYDLLNSDGVSRVRLADQQVDRLPPFLQPYAGDERLERVHIDARDADSVRRAMEGVDACMNALPYYFNLDITKLAVEAGIHYCDLGGNTAIVFDQLKLDEEAAKRGISVIPDCGLAPGMVNILAGKGIDSLDRADSVKIRVGGLPQNPEPPLNYQIVYSIEGVLDYYTTKSWIVRDGKPLEVDALSEIEPVKFDEPVGTLEAFHTAGGLSTMPWNWEGRIRSMEYKTLRYPGHADIMRAIRDLGLLELEPVNVKGTNVVPRDVFIAITEPRLKKPAAPDLVALRVEVEGEKDGKPHRVQWDLVDRMDEAHGISAMERTTGFSLSITGQTQVRGLTRAKGVKTPDVAMPADHYITELRRRGIEIRQIA; encoded by the coding sequence ATGCGATCAGAGCGCGGTACGCCGCGCTTCGAGGAAGGTTACGACATGAGAATGCTGGTACTCGGGGCCGGACTGCAGGGCTCTGCCTGTGCGTACGACCTGCTCAACAGTGACGGCGTGAGCCGCGTCCGGCTCGCGGATCAACAGGTCGATCGACTCCCCCCGTTCCTCCAGCCGTACGCGGGTGATGAGCGGCTCGAGCGCGTGCACATCGACGCCCGCGATGCGGACAGCGTGCGCCGCGCGATGGAGGGGGTCGACGCGTGCATGAACGCACTGCCCTACTACTTCAACCTCGACATCACGAAGCTCGCCGTCGAGGCCGGCATTCATTACTGCGACCTCGGTGGCAACACTGCCATCGTGTTCGACCAGCTCAAGCTCGATGAGGAGGCCGCAAAGCGCGGCATCTCCGTGATCCCCGACTGCGGCCTCGCGCCCGGCATGGTCAATATCCTCGCCGGCAAGGGCATCGACAGCCTGGATCGCGCCGATTCCGTGAAGATCCGGGTGGGAGGGCTCCCGCAGAACCCGGAGCCGCCGCTCAACTACCAGATCGTGTACTCCATCGAGGGCGTGCTCGACTACTACACGACGAAGTCGTGGATCGTGCGTGACGGCAAGCCGCTGGAAGTGGATGCGCTGAGCGAGATCGAGCCCGTGAAGTTCGATGAGCCGGTCGGCACGCTGGAGGCGTTCCATACGGCGGGCGGACTCTCGACCATGCCGTGGAACTGGGAAGGCCGCATCCGCTCCATGGAGTACAAGACGCTGCGCTACCCCGGTCACGCGGACATCATGCGTGCGATTCGTGATCTCGGGCTCCTCGAGCTCGAGCCCGTGAACGTGAAGGGTACGAACGTCGTGCCACGCGACGTCTTCATCGCCATCACCGAGCCGCGCCTGAAGAAGCCTGCAGCGCCGGACCTCGTCGCACTGCGTGTGGAAGTCGAGGGCGAAAAGGACGGCAAGCCGCACCGCGTGCAGTGGGACCTCGTCGACCGCATGGACGAGGCGCACGGCATCAGCGCCATGGAGCGCACGACGGGGTTCTCCCTCTCGATCACCGGCCAGACCCAGGTGCGCGGCCTCACACGCGCCAAGGGGGTGAAGACCCCGGACGTCGCCATGCCCGCGGATCATTACATCACGGAGCTGCGCAGGCGCGGCATCGAGATCCGGCAGATCGCGTAG
- a CDS encoding sigma-70 family RNA polymerase sigma factor translates to MVKTASKSQAVEGRRAVHLPELSDSELVAAHLEGHPGAFTELYDRYRDRLVHFIGRKTGDRDRAEDLVQEAFIRVTRHLHRFDQTKKFSTWIYTICSNLAKNELRNRSRSPLVLFQKLTTHWEPDHRPLQFEDGLARPDDQYRKRYLQQIVEQTVEELPEHHKLVFRLRELEGKSYEEIAEITGVNLGTVKSRLHRARTSFAELIEPLLN, encoded by the coding sequence GTGGTCAAGACCGCGAGCAAGAGCCAGGCGGTGGAGGGGCGCCGGGCGGTCCACCTTCCGGAGCTGAGCGACAGCGAGCTGGTCGCTGCGCACCTGGAAGGGCATCCGGGGGCGTTCACGGAGCTTTACGACCGGTATCGGGACCGGCTGGTTCATTTCATTGGTCGCAAGACGGGTGATCGGGACCGTGCGGAGGACCTGGTGCAGGAAGCGTTCATCCGGGTGACGCGGCACCTGCACCGCTTCGACCAGACGAAGAAGTTTTCGACGTGGATCTACACGATCTGCTCGAACCTGGCGAAGAACGAGCTGCGCAACCGTTCGCGCAGTCCGCTGGTGCTGTTCCAGAAGCTGACGACGCACTGGGAGCCGGATCACCGTCCGCTGCAGTTCGAGGACGGTCTGGCGCGCCCGGACGACCAGTACCGCAAGCGGTATCTGCAGCAGATCGTGGAGCAGACGGTGGAGGAGCTGCCGGAGCATCACAAGCTGGTGTTCCGCCTGCGTGAGCTCGAAGGCAAGAGCTACGAGGAGATCGCGGAGATCACTGGCGTAAACCTGGGCACGGTGAAGAGCCGGCTGCACCGGGCGCGCACGAGCTTCGCTGAGCTGATCGAGCCGCTGCTGAACTAG
- a CDS encoding RNA polymerase sigma-70 factor has product MCTPAEGVAERIGRGDRAAFEEFFRAEYGRLCSFLADQVGSAAEAEELAQDVLLRLWRARAQLRRHDSLRSYLYRSARNAAINHRRRAALERQHSDITHIPVSASPPADERLRLRLLGEAAAAAIRDLPERCRLIFDLSRRQHLTHAEIAEVLNISPRTVETQIGRALKLLRYRLAPLLD; this is encoded by the coding sequence ATGTGCACGCCGGCCGAAGGTGTAGCGGAACGGATCGGGCGGGGCGATCGGGCGGCGTTCGAGGAGTTCTTTCGCGCCGAGTACGGGCGGCTGTGCAGTTTCCTGGCCGACCAGGTCGGCAGTGCGGCGGAGGCCGAGGAGCTTGCGCAGGACGTGCTGCTCCGGCTGTGGCGTGCGCGCGCGCAGCTGCGCCGGCACGATTCGCTGCGCTCCTACCTGTACCGATCGGCGCGCAACGCGGCGATCAACCATCGGCGGCGGGCGGCTCTCGAACGGCAGCATTCGGACATCACCCACATCCCGGTCTCCGCGAGTCCGCCAGCGGATGAGCGGCTCCGGCTGCGGCTTCTCGGCGAGGCGGCTGCGGCGGCGATCCGCGACCTGCCGGAACGCTGTCGCCTGATCTTCGACCTGAGCCGTCGCCAGCATCTGACCCACGCTGAAATTGCGGAAGTACTGAACATCTCCCCCCGCACGGTCGAAACGCAGATCGGGCGTGCATTGAAGCTGCTCCGCTACCGCCTGGCCCCGCTCCTCGACTAG
- a CDS encoding FecR domain-containing protein produces the protein MDERDVWRLIARLQAGEATASEEAALREWSRDPANAELLRQVKRVWEAGAVKQRDWDVDAAWARVAARLDEPAQAQPTLRIVSRDDAPATPRRRRSSSRWLYAAGGLLAASLALLLLVREPAPSGPVPLVFATDASGGETARLPDGTLVRLGPSSRLVVAGERRVELSGLAFFAVEHDPARPFEIVLPAGAVRVLGTRFEVRATDDSARVSVIEGRVEVKGATEAIELTSGEATAVARGGEPVRAERVVPEEIASWMGRTLVFQRTSLAEAAAEIETMYDVQVRVAPALRERTLTALFTDEPLDRLVPTLCRAVVARCTVTDTLVMVEVQE, from the coding sequence ATGGACGAACGCGACGTCTGGCGGCTCATCGCACGGCTGCAGGCTGGCGAGGCGACGGCTTCGGAGGAAGCCGCGCTGCGGGAATGGTCGCGCGACCCGGCGAATGCGGAGCTGTTGCGGCAGGTGAAGCGGGTGTGGGAGGCAGGCGCGGTGAAGCAGCGCGACTGGGACGTGGACGCCGCGTGGGCTCGTGTGGCGGCGCGGCTGGACGAACCGGCACAGGCGCAGCCGACGCTGCGGATCGTGTCGCGGGATGACGCGCCCGCCACGCCGCGCCGGCGTCGTAGCAGCAGCCGCTGGCTGTATGCGGCGGGCGGGCTGCTGGCGGCGTCGTTGGCGCTGCTGCTGCTGGTGCGCGAGCCTGCGCCGTCGGGTCCTGTCCCGCTGGTGTTCGCGACGGATGCATCCGGTGGCGAGACGGCGCGGTTGCCGGACGGCACGCTGGTACGGCTCGGTCCCTCGAGCCGTCTGGTGGTCGCTGGTGAGCGCCGGGTGGAGCTGAGCGGACTCGCCTTTTTCGCCGTGGAGCACGATCCCGCGCGCCCGTTCGAGATCGTGCTGCCTGCGGGGGCGGTGCGCGTGCTGGGCACCCGTTTCGAGGTGCGCGCGACGGACGACAGCGCGCGCGTCTCCGTGATCGAAGGTCGCGTCGAGGTGAAGGGCGCGACGGAGGCGATCGAGCTGACATCGGGTGAGGCAACGGCAGTGGCACGGGGCGGCGAGCCGGTCCGTGCGGAGCGGGTCGTTCCGGAGGAAATCGCGTCCTGGATGGGCCGCACCCTGGTGTTCCAGCGGACGTCGCTCGCCGAGGCGGCTGCCGAAATCGAAACCATGTACGACGTGCAGGTGCGGGTTGCTCCTGCGCTGAGAGAGCGCACGCTGACGGCGCTGTTCACGGACGAGCCGCTGGACCGGCTGGTTCCGACGCTGTGCCGTGCAGTCGTGGCGCGCTGTACGGTGACCGACACACTCGTGATGGTGGAGGTACAGGAATGA
- a CDS encoding SusC/RagA family TonB-linked outer membrane protein, which yields MSQRNRAGTGLLRLVALAAVALGAARPAEAQMPAQISMAPESLLDRPARIDLENVTLPYALLELQRGSGVPLIYSPSLLESEGPISCECVTLTVRQALERMLTGTRFRFEDVGSQILIERRAAPRIDRRMESSAPLVTSPVAPAELTREGAVRAQESLWSKLTGGVGAMFTRGAPGTIVGRVTDEATQEPLASVQVYVVGTSLNALTDASGSYAISDVPAGLYTVEAQRIGYANATRENVSVPDGGSVTVNLSMSVTALTLDEIVATGVVDPTSARRVPFTVARVSGEALQVPVDNAVNSLQGKVAGASIVTSPQPGAGVNIVLRAPTSITKSNAPLIVVDGVILASTFGRSSADIDALDIESIEIVKGAAAASLYGSRAANGVIQIRTRRGTNLEEGDTRITVRSEFGQNSLAGDMSRAAHHHYLVNAAGQYVDEEGAVVAREDRVERPAAERFLDQPYPGATYDHVDQFFDPGSYSTNSVSIAQNGASTNFYASYARRNIEGVVLEHGGYEMNDLRVNLDHRLRSDLAFSLSAYHARSERDGLPGNLFLDLIQTEPDSDLLQPDPDGTPYIYQPDPLGVTANPLYALAVQEETEERARTLASADLRYSPTGWLSVDGNLSYDRSDRHTFFYFPRGKKTSTQSLVGGNVERGSGETTAINGSLSANLRRSFGDLATRLTLRALMESEDYSFFSATAASLSAEGVPDLNAGLMPTIGGNTEEIRSEGYFAILGLDYAGKYIVDALVRRDGSSLFGPDERWQTYYRGSAAWRMAEEAWWPLEQVNEFKLRYSIGTAGGRPSYLNRYETYSFAAGGGLTKSTLGNRELKPERATEQEFGIDAILFDRFSVQLNYAKVVTEDQLLQIPLPAAFGFSSQWQNAGTVEGNTWEATIEARVLQKPDLQWTVGLIADRSRHEITEFNRPCYRDGGSNQLYRCAGETLGTMYGNHFLRSADELPEGAPADEFMVNDDGLLVWVGAGGDWRNHQWGTSAEFGDITYDWGTPIRQYDETGNPAVVRIGDGNPDMHLGLSSSLTWKGLNFYALFDSQIGGDVYNRTNQRMYQYFRSGDTDQAGKPEELKKTTDYYTALYGANVINDWFIEDATYLKLREASLRWQVPTSLLDSARLGVIDGLSVFLIGRNLLTFSDYKGFDPEIGTPLERIDSFDYPQYRTVTAGVELRF from the coding sequence ATGAGTCAGAGGAATCGCGCAGGCACGGGACTGCTGCGCCTGGTCGCACTCGCTGCAGTGGCGCTGGGAGCTGCGCGTCCCGCAGAGGCGCAGATGCCGGCGCAGATCTCGATGGCGCCGGAGTCGCTGCTGGATCGTCCGGCGCGGATCGACCTGGAAAACGTCACGCTGCCGTATGCGCTGCTGGAGCTGCAGCGCGGCTCGGGTGTGCCGCTCATCTACAGTCCGTCCCTGCTCGAATCGGAGGGGCCGATCTCGTGCGAGTGCGTGACGCTGACGGTGCGGCAGGCACTGGAGCGGATGCTGACGGGCACGCGTTTCCGTTTCGAGGATGTCGGTTCGCAGATCCTGATCGAGCGGCGGGCTGCGCCGCGAATCGATCGTCGAATGGAGAGTTCGGCGCCGCTGGTCACGAGCCCGGTCGCGCCTGCGGAACTCACGCGCGAGGGCGCGGTGCGGGCGCAGGAGAGCCTGTGGTCGAAGCTGACGGGCGGTGTCGGCGCGATGTTCACGCGCGGCGCTCCGGGCACAATCGTCGGGCGCGTTACCGACGAGGCGACGCAGGAGCCGCTCGCTTCCGTTCAGGTCTACGTGGTCGGCACGTCGCTCAACGCACTGACGGACGCGAGCGGCAGCTACGCGATCAGCGACGTCCCGGCCGGCCTGTACACGGTCGAGGCGCAGCGGATCGGGTACGCGAACGCGACGCGCGAGAATGTGAGCGTGCCGGACGGCGGCTCGGTGACGGTCAACCTGTCGATGAGCGTCACGGCGCTGACGCTGGACGAGATCGTCGCGACCGGTGTCGTGGATCCGACGTCGGCGCGTCGTGTTCCGTTCACGGTTGCGCGCGTGAGCGGCGAGGCGCTGCAGGTGCCGGTCGACAACGCCGTGAACTCGCTGCAGGGCAAGGTCGCGGGTGCCAGCATCGTGACGAGCCCGCAGCCGGGCGCCGGCGTGAACATCGTGCTGCGTGCGCCGACCAGCATCACGAAGTCGAATGCCCCGCTGATCGTGGTGGATGGTGTCATCCTCGCCAGCACGTTCGGCCGCTCGTCGGCGGACATCGATGCGCTCGACATCGAGAGCATCGAGATCGTGAAGGGCGCGGCGGCGGCGTCGCTGTACGGGTCGCGGGCGGCGAACGGCGTGATCCAGATCCGCACGCGGCGGGGCACGAACCTCGAGGAGGGCGACACCCGGATCACGGTTCGCTCGGAGTTCGGCCAGAACAGCCTGGCCGGGGACATGTCCCGTGCAGCGCACCACCACTACCTGGTGAACGCCGCAGGGCAGTACGTGGACGAAGAAGGCGCCGTAGTGGCGCGCGAGGATCGTGTGGAGCGCCCCGCAGCCGAGCGGTTCCTGGACCAGCCGTATCCCGGCGCGACGTATGACCACGTCGACCAGTTCTTCGATCCCGGCAGCTACTCGACGAACTCGGTCTCGATCGCGCAGAACGGCGCCTCGACGAACTTCTACGCATCGTACGCCCGCAGGAACATCGAGGGTGTCGTGCTCGAGCACGGCGGCTACGAGATGAACGACCTGCGGGTCAACCTGGATCACCGGCTGCGCTCCGACCTGGCATTCTCGTTGAGCGCCTATCACGCTCGCTCCGAGCGCGACGGACTCCCGGGCAACCTGTTCCTCGACCTCATCCAGACGGAGCCCGACTCCGACCTGCTGCAGCCGGATCCGGACGGCACGCCGTACATCTACCAGCCCGATCCGCTGGGCGTCACGGCGAACCCGCTGTACGCGCTCGCGGTCCAGGAAGAAACCGAGGAGCGTGCCCGCACGCTGGCGAGCGCGGACCTGCGCTACTCGCCCACCGGCTGGCTGAGCGTGGACGGCAACCTGAGCTACGACCGCTCGGACCGGCACACGTTCTTCTACTTCCCGCGCGGCAAGAAGACCAGCACGCAGAGCCTGGTCGGCGGCAACGTGGAGCGCGGCAGCGGCGAGACGACGGCGATCAACGGCTCGCTGAGCGCGAACCTGCGTCGCAGCTTCGGCGATCTGGCGACCCGCCTCACGCTGCGTGCGCTCATGGAGAGCGAGGACTACAGCTTCTTCTCGGCAACCGCGGCAAGCCTGTCGGCGGAGGGCGTTCCGGACCTGAACGCGGGTCTCATGCCGACGATCGGGGGGAACACGGAGGAGATCCGCTCGGAGGGCTACTTCGCGATCCTCGGCCTCGATTACGCGGGCAAGTACATCGTGGACGCGCTGGTGCGCCGCGACGGCAGCTCGCTCTTCGGGCCTGACGAGCGCTGGCAGACGTACTACCGCGGCAGCGCTGCCTGGCGCATGGCGGAGGAGGCCTGGTGGCCGCTGGAGCAGGTGAACGAGTTCAAGCTGCGCTACTCGATCGGCACGGCGGGCGGCCGCCCGTCGTACCTGAACCGCTACGAGACGTACAGTTTCGCTGCGGGCGGTGGGCTCACGAAGTCCACGCTCGGCAACCGCGAGCTGAAGCCGGAGCGCGCAACGGAGCAGGAGTTCGGCATCGACGCGATCCTGTTCGACCGCTTCTCGGTGCAGCTCAACTACGCGAAGGTGGTGACGGAGGACCAGCTCCTGCAGATCCCGCTGCCGGCGGCGTTCGGGTTCTCGTCGCAGTGGCAGAACGCGGGCACGGTCGAGGGCAACACGTGGGAAGCGACGATCGAAGCCCGCGTGCTGCAGAAGCCCGACCTGCAGTGGACCGTCGGCCTGATCGCCGACCGCTCGCGTCACGAGATCACCGAGTTCAACCGTCCCTGCTACCGCGATGGCGGTTCCAACCAGCTCTACCGCTGCGCGGGCGAGACGCTCGGCACGATGTACGGCAACCACTTCCTGCGCAGCGCTGACGAGCTGCCCGAGGGCGCGCCGGCCGACGAGTTCATGGTCAACGACGACGGCCTGCTCGTGTGGGTGGGCGCAGGTGGCGACTGGCGCAATCACCAGTGGGGCACGTCCGCCGAGTTCGGCGACATCACCTACGACTGGGGCACGCCGATCCGCCAGTATGACGAGACCGGCAACCCGGCAGTCGTGCGGATCGGTGATGGCAACCCCGACATGCACCTGGGCCTGAGCAGCAGCCTGACGTGGAAGGGACTCAACTTCTACGCGCTGTTCGACTCGCAGATCGGTGGCGACGTCTACAACCGGACCAACCAGCGGATGTACCAGTACTTCCGCAGCGGGGACACGGACCAGGCGGGCAAGCCGGAAGAGCTCAAGAAGACCACCGACTATTACACGGCACTGTACGGCGCGAACGTGATCAACGACTGGTTCATTGAGGACGCAACGTACCTGAAGCTGCGCGAGGCATCGCTGCGCTGGCAGGTGCCGACGTCGCTGCTCGATTCCGCACGCCTCGGCGTGATCGACGGACTGTCGGTGTTCCTGATCGGTCGCAACCTGCTGACGTTCTCGGATTACAAGGGCTTCGATCCGGAGATCGGCACCCCGCTCGAGCGGATCGACAGCTTCGACTATCCGCAGTACCGCACGGTCACGGCCGGCGTCGAGCTTCGCTTCTAG